From Candidatus Vondammii sp. HM_W22, one genomic window encodes:
- a CDS encoding YihY/virulence factor BrkB family protein has protein sequence MKSAGTNYKRVIRHPFLFLWQVISRFRENQGLLLSGAIAYYTLLSIIPLITLILLVLSQFVDQAVLLETLRQQVELLIPAQSQVLVEQIDLLLSQRDLVGWLMVGVLLFFSSMAFTVLENAMSLIFFHRVAVRCRHFLISAILPYLYILALGIGFLIMTLISGMFAAVEEREVLLFGVSWSFGGASGSLLYLLGFVGQILMLTSFYFVMPVGKLSLRHALVGGVTAAVLWEIMRHFLVWYFSTLSFVGVVYGSLATAIIVLISLEVAGMILLFGAQVIAEYERFGDLDRDG, from the coding sequence ATGAAGAGCGCCGGAACTAACTACAAGCGGGTTATCCGCCACCCTTTTCTCTTTTTATGGCAGGTGATAAGCCGCTTCAGGGAAAATCAGGGATTGCTGCTATCAGGGGCCATCGCCTACTATACCCTGCTTTCGATAATTCCTCTCATCACCCTTATTTTGCTGGTTCTTTCTCAGTTTGTGGACCAGGCGGTATTGCTCGAAACCCTGAGGCAGCAGGTCGAATTATTGATTCCTGCCCAATCTCAGGTACTGGTGGAACAGATAGACTTGCTGCTCTCTCAGAGAGATCTGGTGGGTTGGCTGATGGTGGGGGTTTTGCTCTTTTTTAGCTCCATGGCGTTCACGGTACTGGAAAATGCCATGTCATTGATCTTTTTTCACCGTGTTGCTGTTCGGTGCCGACATTTTCTTATTTCTGCCATTCTTCCCTATCTCTATATTCTTGCACTGGGCATAGGTTTTTTGATCATGACATTGATCTCCGGTATGTTTGCGGCGGTTGAGGAGAGGGAGGTGTTGCTGTTTGGGGTGAGTTGGTCTTTTGGCGGCGCCTCTGGAAGCCTGCTCTATCTTCTCGGGTTTGTTGGCCAGATTCTGATGCTGACGTCATTCTACTTTGTTATGCCGGTGGGCAAGCTCTCTCTACGGCACGCTCTGGTTGGTGGGGTGACGGCGGCTGTACTTTGGGAGATTATGCGGCACTTTCTGGTCTGGTACTTCTCCACGCTCTCTTTTGTCGGCGTGGTCTATGGTTCGCTGGCCACTGCTATTATTGTGCTTATCAGTCTGGAAGTGGCTGGGATGATTCTGCTGTTTGGCGCCCAGGTGATTGCCGAGTATGAGCGGTTTGGCGATCTTGACCGGGATGGCTAA